The following coding sequences lie in one Amycolatopsis cihanbeyliensis genomic window:
- a CDS encoding NUDIX hydrolase, translating into MAHEVLAAVLQVRSATLRVLLWRRALDPHIGRWSLPGGRLRPDEDVETSIRRQLAEKVDVKQLTHVEQLAVFSAPQRVPGPRVVATAFLGLVPTGVDPEVPEDTAWHAVDTLPRTAFDHEAIVLRARDRLRAKLSYTNLGFALAPTEFTISALRELYSAALGYRVSATNLQRVLSRRGLLSPTGGTAPSGRAGGRPAALFSFTGEGMQVTDPFAVFRPPEKQAGRGRRSARGPTSS; encoded by the coding sequence CTGGCACACGAGGTTCTGGCCGCGGTGCTTCAGGTGCGTTCCGCCACACTGCGGGTCCTGCTGTGGCGGCGCGCCCTCGACCCGCACATCGGCCGCTGGTCACTGCCGGGTGGCAGGCTGCGCCCGGACGAGGACGTGGAGACCTCGATCCGCCGGCAGCTCGCCGAGAAGGTGGACGTCAAGCAGCTCACGCACGTGGAACAGCTCGCCGTGTTCAGCGCACCGCAGCGGGTACCGGGACCGCGGGTGGTGGCCACCGCCTTCCTGGGGCTGGTGCCCACCGGGGTGGACCCGGAGGTGCCGGAGGACACGGCGTGGCACGCGGTGGACACGCTGCCGCGCACGGCCTTCGACCACGAGGCGATCGTGCTGCGCGCCCGGGACCGGCTGCGGGCGAAGCTGAGCTACACCAACCTGGGCTTCGCGCTGGCGCCCACCGAGTTCACCATCTCGGCGCTGCGCGAGCTGTACTCGGCCGCGCTCGGCTACCGGGTCTCGGCCACCAACCTGCAACGTGTGCTGTCCCGGCGCGGGCTGCTCTCCCCGACCGGTGGCACCGCACCCTCCGGCAGGGCGGGCGGCAGGCCCGCGGCGCTGTTCAGCTTCACCGGCGAGGGGATGCAGGTGACCGACCCCTTCGCGGTGTTCCGGCCACCGGAGAAGCAGGCCGGGCGTGGTCGCCGGTCAGCACGCGGCCCCACCTCGTCGTAA